The proteins below come from a single Zhouia spongiae genomic window:
- a CDS encoding DUF2892 domain-containing protein yields the protein MYNKNIKLAIAGLIVAYAIYQFIEGYIGNGIFLILISLVFVFLYFRNEFILLAFLRMRKQDFAGTKKWLDKIKNPETALIKKQQGYYNYLNGIMASQTNLTQAEKYFKKALKLGLSMSYDIAMAKLSLAGIAMQKRRKREATTLLNEAKKLDKQNMLADQIKMMQQQMKKI from the coding sequence ATGTATAATAAAAACATCAAATTAGCAATAGCAGGATTAATAGTGGCTTATGCGATATATCAATTTATTGAAGGATATATTGGAAACGGCATATTCCTGATACTTATTTCTCTGGTCTTCGTTTTTCTTTATTTCAGGAACGAGTTTATATTACTTGCCTTTTTAAGAATGCGAAAACAGGATTTTGCCGGCACCAAAAAGTGGCTGGACAAAATAAAAAACCCTGAAACAGCTTTAATTAAGAAACAACAGGGATACTACAATTACCTGAACGGGATCATGGCTTCCCAAACCAATTTAACACAGGCAGAAAAATACTTTAAAAAAGCCCTTAAACTCGGGCTATCCATGAGTTATGATATAGCTATGGCAAAATTAAGTCTGGCGGGGATTGCCATGCAAAAAAGAAGGAAGAGAGAAGCTACCACCTTACTGAATGAGGCTAAAAAACTCGACAAGCAAAATATGCTGGCTGATCAGATAAAAATGATGCAACAACAAATGAAAAAAATATAA
- a CDS encoding lytic transglycosylase domain-containing protein produces MKYAKFFLMSVGAVVLASMFINAAQTEQEVGQVTEPDKQAAIDEGKTKDYNVYAIDLPEKIDFAGEEVPLSDPDVWERLDRELLVNTYWQSNGLLLIKRANKYFPVIEPILKEHGVPDDFKYLAVIESGLQNVVSPARATGFWQIMKGTGKDYGLEVNENVDERYHVKKSTEVACEYIKDAKEKLGSWTLAAAAYNAGMAGVTKQLRRQKVSGYYDLLLGEETKRYLFRILAIKEILSDPDAYGFNFEEDHLYRHIPTYEVEVDTPVTDFADFAKKFDINYKILKIHNPWLRDSFLNNASKKKYQIEIPEKGYYPETK; encoded by the coding sequence ATGAAGTACGCTAAGTTTTTTTTAATGAGTGTCGGAGCTGTTGTATTGGCAAGTATGTTTATTAATGCAGCACAAACAGAACAGGAAGTTGGTCAGGTAACTGAACCTGATAAACAGGCCGCGATTGATGAAGGGAAAACAAAAGATTATAATGTATATGCTATTGATTTGCCGGAAAAGATAGATTTTGCCGGTGAAGAAGTGCCTTTGTCCGATCCGGATGTTTGGGAGCGTTTAGACAGAGAGTTGTTGGTGAACACTTATTGGCAATCTAACGGATTGCTGCTGATAAAACGGGCTAATAAATACTTTCCGGTTATAGAACCTATCCTGAAAGAGCACGGGGTACCGGATGATTTTAAATATCTGGCAGTAATTGAAAGCGGATTGCAGAATGTGGTGTCTCCGGCGAGAGCTACCGGATTTTGGCAAATTATGAAGGGTACGGGTAAAGATTACGGTCTGGAAGTAAATGAGAATGTAGATGAAAGGTATCATGTGAAAAAATCGACGGAAGTAGCATGTGAATACATTAAGGATGCTAAAGAGAAGCTGGGCTCATGGACACTTGCAGCAGCTGCATACAATGCGGGTATGGCAGGGGTTACAAAGCAATTAAGGCGTCAGAAAGTTTCAGGTTATTACGATCTTTTACTGGGAGAGGAGACCAAGAGGTATCTTTTTAGAATCCTGGCAATCAAAGAAATATTGTCAGATCCTGATGCCTATGGTTTTAATTTTGAAGAAGACCATCTATACAGGCATATACCTACTTATGAAGTAGAGGTGGATACTCCTGTGACTGATTTTGCCGATTTTGCCAAAAAATTTGATATCAATTATAAAATCTTAAAAATACATAATCCCTGGCTGCGAGATTCGTTCTTGAATAATGCTTCGAAGAAGAAATATCAGATCGAAATCCCGGAAAAAGGTTATTATCCTGAAACTAAATAG
- the mtaB gene encoding tRNA (N(6)-L-threonylcarbamoyladenosine(37)-C(2))-methylthiotransferase MtaB, with protein sequence MERKKVAFYTLGCKLNFSETSTIARSFENEGFDRVSFDEKADIYVINTCSVTENADKQFKRIVKQAQKVNADAFVAAVGCYAQLKPAELADVDGVDLVLGATEKFKITDYLNDLSKNDFGEVHSCEIEEADFYVGSYSIGDRTRAFLKVQDGCDYKCTYCTIPLARGISRSDTLENVLKNAREISAQNIKEIVLTGVNIGDYGKGEFGNKRHEHTFLELVKALDEVEGIERLRISSIEPNLLKDETIEVVSGSRAFVPHFHIPLQSGSNELLKKMKRRYLRELYTDRVRRIKELMPHACIGVDVIVGFPGETDEHFLETYHFLNDLDISYLHVFTYSERDNTEAAAMSGVVESKVRAKRSKMLRGLSVKKRRAFYESQIGTVRTVLFEGENKEGYIHGFTENYVKVKAPWNPGLVNTLHKVKLVKIDDDGLVRFDFIVSGEPVIS encoded by the coding sequence ATGGAAAGAAAAAAAGTGGCATTTTATACATTAGGTTGTAAATTAAATTTTTCCGAGACCTCTACGATAGCCAGGAGTTTTGAAAATGAAGGTTTTGATAGGGTGAGTTTTGATGAGAAAGCAGATATATATGTGATAAATACCTGTTCTGTAACCGAAAATGCAGACAAGCAGTTTAAGCGTATTGTTAAACAGGCTCAGAAAGTAAATGCAGATGCTTTTGTTGCTGCTGTGGGGTGTTATGCTCAATTAAAACCGGCTGAACTGGCAGACGTAGACGGAGTGGATCTGGTTTTAGGAGCTACCGAAAAATTTAAGATCACCGATTATCTCAATGATCTTTCTAAGAATGATTTTGGTGAAGTGCATTCTTGTGAGATTGAAGAAGCTGATTTTTATGTGGGCAGTTATTCAATAGGAGACAGAACAAGAGCATTTCTTAAGGTTCAGGATGGTTGCGACTATAAATGTACTTATTGTACAATTCCTTTGGCGAGAGGGATTTCGCGTAGCGATACATTGGAAAATGTACTTAAAAATGCACGTGAAATCTCAGCTCAGAATATTAAAGAGATCGTATTGACGGGAGTGAATATCGGGGATTACGGTAAAGGTGAGTTTGGTAATAAGCGCCATGAACATACTTTTTTAGAATTAGTAAAAGCTTTAGATGAAGTTGAAGGCATAGAACGCTTGCGTATTTCTTCGATTGAGCCAAACCTGCTGAAGGATGAAACAATTGAAGTGGTATCCGGGTCAAGGGCATTTGTACCTCATTTTCACATTCCTTTGCAAAGCGGAAGCAATGAGCTGTTGAAGAAAATGAAACGCCGCTATTTACGGGAACTCTATACAGATCGTGTTCGTAGAATAAAAGAACTGATGCCGCATGCATGTATAGGTGTTGATGTTATTGTAGGGTTTCCAGGTGAAACAGATGAACATTTTTTAGAAACATATCACTTCTTAAACGATCTGGATATTTCATATTTACATGTGTTTACATATTCAGAAAGAGATAATACTGAGGCTGCGGCCATGAGTGGGGTTGTAGAGTCGAAGGTAAGGGCCAAACGCAGTAAAATGTTAAGGGGCTTGTCGGTAAAGAAACGTCGTGCTTTCTATGAAAGCCAGATAGGGACTGTCAGGACAGTTCTTTTTGAGGGAGAAAATAAAGAGGGGTATATCCACGGTTTTACTGAGAATTATGTAAAGGTCAAGGCACCCTGGAATCCCGGGTTGGTAAATACGTTGCATAAAGTAAAACTGGTTAAGATTGATGATGACGGATTGGTGAGATTTGATTTTATTGTCTCAGGGGAACCGGTGATTTCCTGA
- a CDS encoding alpha/beta fold hydrolase has product MTKPAEKVPVYFMPGMAASPSIFKHIKLPEEQFECCFLEWMVPDKGEPLKDYAKRMLQYVKHDNPVLIGVSFGGILVQEMAKLIPVRKLIVISSVKCRAELPKRMIFAKYTKVHKLLPTGLVNNIELLAKYAFGETVTRRLDLYQEYLSVREKYYLDWAIDNIVNWKQEEPDPDVIHIHGEKDAVFPRMYIKNCTEVKGATHVMIINRFKWFNENLPGIILNE; this is encoded by the coding sequence ATGACTAAGCCAGCAGAAAAGGTCCCAGTTTATTTCATGCCCGGAATGGCTGCCAGCCCTTCAATATTTAAGCATATCAAACTCCCCGAAGAGCAGTTTGAGTGCTGTTTTCTTGAATGGATGGTACCGGATAAGGGAGAGCCTTTAAAAGATTATGCCAAACGCATGTTACAATATGTAAAACACGATAACCCCGTATTGATAGGGGTTTCTTTTGGAGGGATTTTGGTACAGGAAATGGCAAAGCTGATCCCGGTTAGAAAGCTTATCGTGATTTCCAGTGTAAAATGCAGGGCCGAATTGCCCAAACGAATGATTTTTGCCAAGTATACCAAGGTGCATAAATTGCTGCCCACAGGTTTGGTAAACAATATTGAATTGCTGGCAAAATATGCTTTCGGCGAAACGGTTACCAGGAGGCTTGATCTGTATCAGGAGTATTTATCGGTAAGGGAGAAGTATTATTTAGACTGGGCAATAGATAATATTGTAAACTGGAAGCAGGAAGAACCTGATCCGGACGTTATTCATATTCACGGCGAGAAGGATGCTGTTTTTCCCAGGATGTATATTAAAAACTGTACAGAGGTTAAAGGGGCGACCCATGTTATGATTATAAACAGATTTAAATGGTTTAATGAGAATTTACCGGGAATAATATTAAATGAGTAA
- a CDS encoding DMT family transporter: MTKPRIALVIGIICISIFPVLVKLSLTPGLISAFYRMAIAGALILPYAIINKKLFIPNKKLLILSIVCGVLFGADVAVWNIAIQQSTATQASLLTNLSPIWVGISSFLFLPNKPSKNFWIGTAVSLIGMFILVGIDLVASFNFDLAFIFGILSGVFYSIYLLISKKVLSEISVIPFLTTSILSSAIFLGGLSYLTNEPFYGFSNAGWFVLAVQGVVCQLLAWVMVSYATKHMRATRVSLSLLSQALLASLLAWIFLDETISFEMIIGGIILLFGIRITFYPKDISFKNLKRKFKNDNGDLKNNQFV; the protein is encoded by the coding sequence ATGACAAAACCCAGAATCGCTCTTGTAATAGGGATTATCTGCATATCCATATTCCCTGTTTTGGTTAAGCTGAGTCTTACCCCCGGTCTAATATCTGCTTTCTACAGAATGGCTATTGCCGGTGCCCTGATACTTCCGTATGCAATCATCAATAAGAAACTTTTTATCCCCAACAAAAAGCTGTTAATTCTCAGTATCGTTTGCGGGGTTTTGTTCGGAGCTGATGTGGCTGTATGGAATATTGCCATTCAACAATCAACAGCAACTCAGGCTTCATTACTTACGAACCTGTCGCCCATCTGGGTTGGAATTTCAAGTTTTTTATTTCTGCCGAATAAACCTTCAAAAAACTTTTGGATCGGGACAGCCGTCTCTCTTATCGGCATGTTCATTCTGGTAGGAATCGACCTGGTTGCCAGTTTTAATTTTGATCTTGCATTTATATTTGGTATCCTGTCCGGTGTGTTTTACTCGATATACTTGCTAATTAGCAAAAAAGTATTATCTGAGATTTCCGTAATTCCTTTCTTAACCACCAGCATATTATCATCTGCCATATTTTTAGGGGGGTTAAGCTATTTAACGAACGAACCTTTCTATGGGTTTTCAAATGCCGGTTGGTTTGTGTTAGCTGTGCAAGGAGTCGTTTGCCAGTTGCTTGCATGGGTAATGGTCAGCTACGCCACTAAACACATGAGAGCTACCAGAGTATCTTTAAGCTTATTAAGTCAGGCGCTTTTAGCCTCTTTACTTGCCTGGATATTCCTGGACGAAACCATCTCTTTTGAAATGATCATTGGCGGTATCATCCTGCTGTTTGGAATTCGCATCACTTTCTACCCGAAAGACATTAGCTTTAAAAACCTGAAAAGAAAGTTTAAAAATGACAACGGTGACTTAAAAAATAATCAATTCGTGTAA
- the cls gene encoding cardiolipin synthase — protein sequence MFEFLKENTWELLLGLNYIIAIVTAISIILSNINPTKAFSYLVLLIAFPFVGIILYYLFGQEYRKSKIFKRKNVLNQRRIKEWKDSLFLDSDIIQRIEDNFLEDKIRLVKLLFASERSPLTIHNKVQVLINGEQKFKRLFEDINNAEHTIHLEYYIIEDDVIGGQLIDLLCEKSGQGVKVRLSYDYVGSKLTGAAHKRLKDSGVDYYPFMPVYFPKFTSKLNYRNHRKIAVIDGKIGYVGGINITDRYVNLPHSGRYWRDTHLRIEGEAVGSLQLQFLLNWDFLTSDDLRIEDHFFPKVPFENISLVQIAASGPDSDWANIMEAIFTAINTADKNVYITTPYFIPNDEVKTAITAAARGGIEVKLILPEHGDSWAAQYAGFSFVEEMLESGVKVYMYTKGFIHAKTMVVDDVFATVGTSNMDYRSFNINFEINALVYDKKITRELTDIFNKDLEDCREVELTEWRSRPRIQKIKESFNRLWAPML from the coding sequence GTGTTTGAATTTTTAAAAGAAAATACCTGGGAGCTGCTGCTGGGACTTAATTATATTATAGCTATTGTAACGGCTATAAGTATTATTTTGAGCAATATAAACCCGACTAAGGCATTTTCGTATCTGGTCTTGCTGATTGCTTTTCCGTTTGTGGGGATTATCCTTTATTATCTTTTTGGACAGGAATACAGGAAGAGCAAAATATTTAAAAGAAAAAACGTTTTAAATCAGAGACGGATAAAAGAGTGGAAGGATTCTCTTTTCCTAGATTCGGATATTATTCAGCGAATCGAAGACAATTTTTTAGAAGATAAAATAAGATTGGTTAAGTTGTTGTTCGCTTCAGAACGCTCTCCGCTTACAATCCATAATAAAGTACAAGTGCTTATTAATGGAGAACAAAAATTCAAACGGTTATTTGAAGATATAAACAATGCGGAGCATACGATCCACCTCGAATACTATATTATTGAAGATGATGTGATTGGAGGGCAGCTGATAGACCTGTTATGTGAAAAATCCGGGCAAGGGGTAAAGGTCAGGCTCAGTTATGATTATGTCGGAAGTAAATTAACCGGAGCGGCCCATAAAAGATTGAAAGATTCCGGAGTAGATTATTATCCGTTCATGCCTGTGTATTTTCCTAAATTTACAAGCAAGCTCAATTATAGAAATCACAGGAAAATAGCGGTTATTGACGGAAAGATAGGCTATGTGGGGGGGATAAATATAACAGACAGGTATGTTAATTTACCTCATTCCGGAAGGTATTGGCGTGACACCCATTTAAGGATAGAAGGGGAGGCGGTAGGGTCTCTTCAGTTGCAGTTCTTATTGAACTGGGATTTTTTAACTTCTGACGACTTACGAATCGAAGATCATTTTTTTCCTAAAGTACCATTTGAAAACATTTCTTTGGTACAGATTGCAGCCAGTGGCCCTGACAGCGACTGGGCCAATATAATGGAAGCTATTTTTACGGCAATAAATACAGCAGATAAAAATGTGTACATAACCACTCCCTATTTTATTCCGAATGATGAGGTGAAAACGGCTATCACTGCTGCTGCGCGCGGCGGGATAGAGGTGAAACTGATTTTGCCGGAGCATGGAGATTCATGGGCAGCACAATACGCAGGGTTCTCTTTTGTAGAAGAGATGTTGGAATCTGGAGTGAAAGTATATATGTATACGAAAGGTTTTATACATGCAAAAACGATGGTTGTTGATGATGTTTTTGCCACTGTCGGAACTTCCAATATGGATTATAGAAGCTTTAATATAAACTTTGAGATCAATGCACTGGTGTATGATAAAAAGATCACCAGGGAGTTGACTGATATATTTAACAAGGATCTGGAGGATTGCAGGGAGGTGGAGCTTACAGAATGGAGAAGCAGACCCAGGATTCAGAAGATAAAGGAATCGTTTAACCGATTGTGGGCCCCGATGTTATAA
- a CDS encoding ABC transporter substrate-binding protein — translation MNILSLDPAFARVNSDIWAVNQLFNGLVELDDSLQIISSIAKKWTISDDALKYTFSLKKNIYFHKHPLFGKDSTRSVTASDFEYSFKRLLDPKLASPGKWVLNNVDHFKAQNDSTFIIQLKQPFPAFLGLLTTKYCSVVPKEVIEHHGSGFRKNPIGTGPFKFKLWEENVKLVFRKNELYFEQDKNGKQLPYFEAVAITFLPDKQSEFLQFVQGNIDFLNYLDASYKDELLSTTGKLQPKYKDQVRIVTAPYLNIEYLGIYMDNNTEETKSILIRKALNYGFDRNKMIKYLRNGIGTPAENGFIPKGLEGHNEKIGFGYNPGKAQELISIFKETTGIENPEVTITTDANYLDICEYIQREVEKIGLKVNIDVVPSSTLRQSKATGKLDIFRASWVADYPDAENYLSLYYSKNFAPNGPNYTHFSNKTFDKWYEHALRETNDSLRNELYKKMDSLIMDKAPVVPLYYDEAIRFTHKNLRGLNANPVNMLHLKKVYKTTP, via the coding sequence ATGAACATACTCTCATTAGATCCTGCATTTGCACGCGTAAACAGCGATATATGGGCTGTTAACCAGCTTTTCAACGGATTAGTCGAACTAGACGATTCGCTACAGATCATCTCCAGTATTGCCAAGAAGTGGACGATTTCGGATGACGCACTGAAATACACCTTCTCGCTAAAAAAGAACATCTATTTCCATAAGCATCCGTTATTCGGAAAAGACAGCACCCGAAGTGTTACTGCATCGGATTTTGAATATAGTTTCAAAAGGCTCCTGGATCCGAAACTGGCTTCACCGGGAAAATGGGTATTAAACAATGTCGATCATTTTAAAGCTCAGAATGACAGTACTTTTATCATTCAACTAAAACAACCATTCCCTGCTTTTTTAGGCCTGCTGACCACCAAATATTGCTCTGTAGTCCCAAAGGAAGTCATAGAACATCACGGTTCAGGATTCAGAAAAAATCCAATAGGAACAGGCCCGTTCAAGTTTAAACTCTGGGAAGAAAATGTAAAGCTCGTGTTTCGAAAGAATGAACTTTATTTCGAGCAGGATAAAAACGGAAAACAACTCCCCTATTTTGAAGCCGTTGCCATCACATTCTTACCCGACAAACAAAGTGAGTTTTTACAATTTGTACAAGGAAATATAGATTTCCTGAATTATCTGGATGCCTCATATAAAGATGAATTATTAAGTACTACAGGCAAATTACAACCTAAATACAAAGACCAGGTACGGATTGTTACAGCTCCATACCTTAATATCGAATATTTGGGTATTTATATGGACAATAATACAGAAGAAACGAAATCGATCTTAATACGGAAAGCATTAAATTATGGCTTTGACCGTAATAAAATGATCAAATACCTCCGAAACGGAATCGGCACTCCTGCAGAGAACGGGTTTATACCAAAAGGCCTGGAAGGACATAATGAAAAAATCGGGTTCGGATACAATCCCGGCAAAGCCCAGGAACTCATTTCTATATTCAAAGAAACTACCGGCATTGAAAACCCTGAAGTAACAATCACAACCGATGCCAATTATCTGGATATTTGCGAATACATACAGCGGGAGGTTGAAAAAATCGGACTTAAAGTAAACATAGACGTCGTCCCCTCCTCAACATTAAGACAAAGCAAAGCAACCGGAAAACTCGATATCTTCAGAGCCAGCTGGGTAGCAGACTACCCGGATGCAGAAAACTATTTATCATTGTATTACAGTAAAAACTTTGCTCCTAACGGACCCAATTACACCCATTTCTCTAATAAAACCTTTGACAAATGGTATGAACACGCCCTTAGAGAAACCAATGATTCTCTCCGTAACGAGCTGTACAAAAAGATGGACAGCCTGATTATGGACAAAGCTCCTGTTGTTCCTTTATATTACGATGAAGCCATTCGGTTTACCCATAAAAATTTACGCGGACTGAATGCTAATCCTGTAAATATGCTGCATCTAAAAAAAGTATACAAAACAACCCCATAG
- a CDS encoding type B 50S ribosomal protein L31, with the protein MKKGIHPESYRLVAFKDMSNDDLFITKSTAESKETIDVDGVEYPLIKLEISRTSHPFYTGKAKLVDTAGRIDKFKNKYAKFKK; encoded by the coding sequence ATGAAAAAAGGTATACATCCGGAAAGTTATAGATTAGTGGCATTCAAAGATATGTCTAACGATGATCTTTTCATTACTAAGTCTACAGCAGAATCTAAAGAGACTATCGATGTGGATGGTGTTGAGTATCCATTGATCAAATTAGAGATATCCAGAACTTCTCACCCTTTCTACACAGGGAAGGCTAAACTGGTAGATACGGCTGGTCGTATCGATAAGTTCAAGAACAAATACGCTAAGTTCAAGAAATAA
- a CDS encoding DUF4199 domain-containing protein, translating into MENTQPKTGKFALKFGLIQGAIGIVFSLMLFSLDMHYEQNPVAGIIGLVIMAVIISIAIYQYKKANNNVLTLSQALKVGIGTALIAGVLGVIYQYLLVNVIDPLFMDKFAEVQRAKLGEMGKFTSEEIEKQIEMSKEWFWIGYPIALIMSLFFGFIFSLIGGLIMKKAPSEY; encoded by the coding sequence ATGGAAAACACGCAACCTAAAACCGGTAAATTCGCCTTAAAATTCGGGCTAATACAAGGAGCGATCGGCATCGTTTTTAGTCTAATGTTATTTTCGTTAGACATGCATTATGAACAAAACCCTGTGGCAGGTATCATAGGCCTTGTTATAATGGCAGTTATTATTTCTATTGCTATTTATCAATACAAAAAGGCCAACAACAATGTATTAACGCTGTCTCAGGCATTAAAGGTTGGTATTGGAACGGCTCTCATTGCCGGGGTTTTAGGCGTTATCTATCAGTATTTATTGGTAAATGTTATAGACCCTTTATTTATGGATAAATTCGCGGAAGTACAAAGAGCCAAATTGGGTGAAATGGGTAAATTTACAAGTGAAGAAATCGAAAAACAAATCGAAATGAGTAAGGAATGGTTCTGGATAGGATATCCAATCGCCCTTATTATGAGCTTGTTCTTCGGCTTTATATTTTCTTTAATTGGAGGACTTATTATGAAAAAGGCTCCAAGTGAATACTAA
- a CDS encoding GlmU family protein: MNYILFDGPARNALLPFTYTRPVADIRIGILTIREKWEKHLGYVTTTITEEYLSEKYPMVEMEHNILINASYLPNDELVRLIKNLKYDQAVFYKDDVIAFYTSDTQEEVDLESYEAIEYEGDVITVQHTWDIFSKNGLALEADFELLTKDRKSAPISGTNNVICVENIFIEEGAQVEFCTLNALTGPIYIGKDAVVMEGSMIRGGLALGDEAVLKMGTRIYGPTTIGPHCKAGGEITNSVMFANSNKGHEGYLGNSVLGEWCNVGADTNTSNLKNNYDQVRVWSYETEGFAKTGLQFCGLTMGDHSKCGINTMFNTGTVVGVSANIFGSGFPRNFIPSFSWGGANGFSTYLPKKAFETCKVVMKRRNIEFDNQEAAILEHIFEETKKYRKG; the protein is encoded by the coding sequence ATGAATTATATTTTATTCGACGGACCTGCAAGAAATGCTTTGCTGCCTTTTACCTACACCAGACCGGTAGCTGATATAAGGATAGGGATTCTTACCATACGTGAAAAATGGGAGAAGCACTTAGGTTATGTGACAACCACAATAACCGAAGAATATCTCTCGGAGAAATATCCTATGGTCGAAATGGAGCATAATATACTTATTAACGCATCGTATCTTCCAAACGACGAATTGGTGAGATTGATCAAAAATCTTAAGTATGATCAGGCCGTTTTTTATAAAGATGATGTGATTGCTTTTTATACTTCCGACACTCAGGAAGAAGTCGATTTGGAATCATATGAAGCCATAGAGTATGAAGGCGATGTTATTACGGTGCAGCATACGTGGGATATTTTCAGTAAAAACGGGTTGGCATTGGAAGCAGACTTCGAATTGTTGACCAAGGATCGAAAAAGTGCTCCGATTTCGGGAACGAATAATGTGATTTGTGTTGAAAATATTTTTATTGAAGAAGGGGCGCAGGTTGAATTTTGTACACTGAATGCTTTAACAGGCCCGATTTATATTGGGAAAGATGCGGTGGTGATGGAAGGAAGCATGATCAGGGGTGGACTGGCACTAGGAGATGAGGCTGTTCTTAAAATGGGAACAAGAATATATGGCCCTACTACTATAGGTCCTCACTGTAAGGCAGGCGGGGAAATAACCAATTCGGTTATGTTTGCTAATTCGAATAAAGGGCATGAAGGGTATTTGGGAAATTCTGTTCTGGGGGAATGGTGCAATGTAGGGGCTGATACAAACACCTCTAACCTTAAAAACAATTATGACCAGGTAAGGGTCTGGAGTTATGAAACTGAAGGTTTTGCTAAAACTGGACTTCAATTCTGTGGTTTGACAATGGGAGATCATAGCAAATGTGGTATCAACACCATGTTTAATACCGGCACTGTTGTGGGGGTTAGTGCAAATATCTTCGGGAGTGGTTTCCCGCGTAATTTTATTCCGAGTTTTAGCTGGGGTGGTGCAAATGGTTTCTCTACCTATCTCCCTAAGAAAGCTTTTGAAACCTGTAAAGTGGTGATGAAGCGCCGTAATATTGAATTTGACAATCAGGAAGCGGCTATTTTGGAACACATTTTTGAAGAAACCAAGAAATATAGAAAGGGTTAG
- a CDS encoding GNAT family N-acetyltransferase — translation MNEVSITNNDFLRQFESKTDGVLAKIEYALQERKIFLTKMVIPEEVTNDEFKDNFIKAVLSHIDEQNLKVVPTAPEIARFLRKHKEYKDLLPVGIRI, via the coding sequence ATGAATGAAGTTTCTATTACCAACAATGATTTTTTACGTCAATTCGAATCTAAAACAGATGGTGTTTTGGCAAAAATCGAGTATGCTCTGCAGGAGAGAAAAATTTTTTTAACAAAGATGGTAATTCCGGAAGAAGTTACCAATGATGAGTTTAAAGACAACTTTATAAAAGCTGTACTTAGCCATATTGATGAGCAAAATTTAAAAGTTGTACCAACAGCACCGGAAATTGCTCGCTTTTTAAGAAAACACAAAGAATATAAAGATCTTCTTCCTGTAGGGATTAGAATTTAA
- a CDS encoding glycosyltransferase family 2 protein, giving the protein MNISVVIPLLNEYESLQELHDWIANVMQSNRFSYEIIFIDDGSTDDSWKKIIELSNANESVKGIRFLKNYGKSQALHAGFEKARGNVIITMDADLQDNPEEIPELYNLIVKEGNDLVSGWKKKRYDSVISKNLPSKLFNWAARKTSGVRLHDFNCGLKAYKNEVVKNIDVYGEMHRYIPVLAKNAGFRKIEEKIVKHQARKYGKTKFGMERFINGFLDLITIWFISKFGKRPMHFFGALGVLMFFIGFLSAGFIGITKLYKLYNNMPSILVTQNPWFYISLTTMIIGTQLFMAGFLGEIILRNKRTGNERYKISETANT; this is encoded by the coding sequence ATGAATATATCAGTAGTAATACCGCTACTCAACGAATACGAATCACTACAAGAACTACACGATTGGATTGCAAATGTCATGCAGTCCAATCGTTTTTCATATGAGATCATATTTATTGATGATGGGAGTACCGATGATTCCTGGAAAAAAATCATCGAACTTTCCAATGCAAACGAATCGGTTAAGGGGATACGGTTTTTAAAAAATTACGGTAAATCACAAGCATTGCATGCCGGTTTTGAAAAAGCCCGGGGCAATGTTATCATTACCATGGATGCAGATTTACAGGATAACCCGGAAGAAATTCCCGAACTCTACAACCTGATCGTTAAAGAAGGTAACGATCTCGTTTCCGGATGGAAAAAGAAGCGATACGACTCTGTAATCAGTAAAAACCTGCCTTCCAAACTATTCAATTGGGCTGCCCGCAAAACTTCAGGTGTCAGGCTACACGATTTTAATTGCGGCCTGAAAGCCTACAAGAATGAGGTTGTAAAAAACATCGATGTCTATGGTGAGATGCACCGGTATATTCCGGTTTTAGCCAAAAATGCAGGATTCAGAAAAATTGAAGAAAAGATCGTAAAGCACCAGGCCCGAAAATATGGTAAAACCAAATTCGGCATGGAACGTTTTATAAATGGTTTTCTGGACCTCATAACCATATGGTTTATTTCAAAATTCGGGAAGAGACCTATGCACTTCTTTGGTGCACTGGGGGTATTGATGTTTTTCATTGGCTTTCTTTCTGCTGGTTTTATAGGTATCACGAAATTGTATAAACTATACAATAACATGCCCTCTATACTCGTTACCCAAAATCCCTGGTTTTATATATCTTTAACCACCATGATCATTGGTACACAACTTTTTATGGCCGGCTTTCTGGGTGAAATTATCCTAAGAAACAAACGTACAGGCAATGAACGATATAAAATCTCCGAAACCGCTAACACATAG